The sequence below is a genomic window from Sorangiineae bacterium MSr12523.
CGCAGGCCTGTTCGACATTGCCTGGTGCAACCGATGTCCTCTGCTCGACCCGCTCCGCAAGCGCCCCGAGTTCCAGGAACTCGTCTTCCGAGTCGGCGAACGCGCCGCCAAAGTCCGCGCCGCGATGGGTCTGACCTAGAAGATTAAGAATTACAGGGAGGGGGGGAGGCGGGGAGGGAAACAACGCGAATCCCACCGCGCACCGAAGCTGGTTTGGTTTTTCACTTGGCTTACGGAGCCAACTGAAAACCCAAAAAAAAAGCCTCGGTGCCCGGTGGGATTTGTGCCGTATCCCTCCCCGCCTCCCCCCCTCCCTGTTCAATCCCTCTGGGAGAGAAGATTGGGGTTAGTGGGGCTTTTTCCGGAGTTCGACGAGGATTTCGTCGAGTTTGGCGATGAGGGCATCGTTGTTCTCTGCCTTGGGGCCGTCGAGGGCGCGGGCGGAGAGGGAGGGGCCGACCATCATCACGGCGGCGGCGACGGCTTTCCCGACTTGGGTGACGGGGAAGACGTTGGCGTAGCCGACGCTCAGTGATGTGGCAACGTAGTGGTACGCATCGAAGTAGGTGCGAATCTGCGGATTGTGGTCGGACTCTGCCAAGTAGAAGATGGCCGTGGCCCACGCCGTGAAGGTCGCCAGTTCTTCCGCGGGTGCCATGGGCGTGGTCACTTGATCGAGCCTTCCTGGAGGACGAAGTCATCCTCGGTCAGCGTTTGCACGCTGGGACGCGGCGGCATCACCGGGGCTGGCGTGGTGACGGGCGTGGTGACCGGGCCCACGACGTCCTTGAGCGCATCCACGTTGGCGAACTTCATCACCTCCTTGAGGAGCGGCATGACGGCGGACGTCTCCAGCATGGTCTTTGCGATGGGGCCGAGGGCGTTGCCCAGAAGCGGAAAGCCGTTCGTCCCATTTCCGGCACCGTTCGCGGAGGAGCCGGCGCTGTTGCCGCCGCCAAGGCCGCCGGCGAGGTTCAGTACCTTGATTTCGCCGATGCGCTCGGCGGGTTTCATCAGCTCGTGCACGATGGCCGGCCCATTGTGAATGAGCGTCGTGATCGTCTCCTGAAGCAGGATGTCCCGCGACTTCGAGTTTTGCGCCACGATTTTCTCGCGCAACACCTCCGCCTCCTTCAGGCCTGCCTCGCGCTGCGCCTCGGCGAGCTTCGTGATCGACACCGCTTGCAACTCCGCGGCGTCGGCATCGGCCTGCGCCTTGATCTTCACGGCGTCCGCCTCACCCTGCGAGCGGAAGCGCGCGGCCTCCGCGGTACCCGTGGCCGATGCACGCTGCGCGGCGGCGATGGCTTCGGCCTCCACCTTCTTCTTGAAGGCTTCGACCTCGGCGGCAATCTTTTCCTGCTGCGCGAGCTTTTCCGCATCGACGATGGCGATGCGCCGGAGACGCTCGGCCTCCGCCACACGCGCCACGGTGACGACTTCCTGGTCCGCCTTCTCGCGAAGCGCCAGGGCCTCGGCCTTTTCGGCGTCCGCCTGGGCGCTCTCCTTGGCCTTCATGGTGAGCGTGATCTGCTTGTCCACCAGCGCGGCCTCGATGGCCCGCTCCTTGTCGACTTGCGCGGCCTCGATGACCTTTTGCTTGCCGATTTCCGCGGCCTGCTCCGTTTGCTCCTTGCGCGCGCGTTCGACGGCGATATTCGACTGACGCTGCAGATCGCGCGCCTCGACGGCTTCGTTCTTGGCCAACTCCGCCTTGATGGCCGCCTCTTCCTCCTTGGCCTTGCCCTCTCGGGTGAGGCGGTTCTGCGTCGCGACGTTGATCTCCTGCTCGCGCGCGATTTCCGCGGTGCGCTCGGCCTCTTCCTGGATCTTCTTTTTCACGGCGATGTTCTTCTCGACCACCGTGTTCGTCACCGTTTGCCGGCCGGAGGCGCCGAAAATATCGTCCGCGCGCATCTCGGAGAGGGGTGTCTGCGTGAGCTCCGTGATGGTGACCGACTCCAGGGTAAAGCCATTGCGGCCTAGATCTTCGCGCAGCGCATTGGAGACCTCCAAGGCGAAGTGTTCGCGATTGAGGTGCAGCGCGAGAAAGTCGTTTTGGGCGGCGACGGCGCGCAGGGCGCCGACGAGCTTCGGCTCCAAGAGCTGTTGGCTCTTCACGCGGATGGCGTCAGACGATGCGTGACCCTCGTCGATGCCGATGGTGCGCGCGGCCTTCTTGACGTCGTCCTCGTTCGGCTCGACGCGAATGTAGAACTCCGCGGAAAGATTCGTAGAGATGTAGTCTTTCGTCACGAGTGCGTCGTGGCTCGCGCGCCGGATGGTCAACCCGATGGTGGACAGTGACATGGTCGATGCCCGGTGAAACACGGGGACGATCCAGCACGCCTGGCCGATGAACACGTCGGTCATGTTTCGGCCGATGCGGATGATCGCCTCCGAGGGCGATGGTCTTTTGAGAAACCGCGCCATCGACGCGAAAAAGACGAAAAGCACGAGAACGATGGCGCCGACGATCGCGAGGACGACCTGCCAGACCTCGAACCCATTGAACATCATTTGTTTCCTTTCCTTTCACCATCGGGCCTCTTTCGCGGGCCCATTTCGAACTTAGCGGACGTCGCCAAGAACATTTCCGATTCCGTGTCGTAATCGACCAGGACGACTTCCTGCCCGAGCTTGAGAGGATCTTCGCCCGTTTCGATTCGCGCATGCACCAAAAGCTCATTTCCGCGTTCGTCGCGAACCCGGATTTCGCCAAACTTCGGCCCCAGCTCGGGGCTTGCTACGATGCCGATGCGTCCAGACAATTCATGTTTCGCCGTGGCACCTCGGGTGCCAAGATCGAAAATCCTCCCGAGGACTCGAGAGAAAAAGCGCATTGCGGCGAGGCCCACCGCGAGGGACGTGCCATACGTGACGGGGATGACCCATCCCGCATAGTTGCCCGAGCCTCCGAAGCGGACGTACGCCAAGCTATTGAAAAAGATGCCGGAAAAGCCGGTGAAGAGCAGCCATGTGACCAACAACACCATGAGCGGGACACGTCCCACTCCAAAATACGAAAGTGCGCCGTGCCATCCATCGCCGTCGGCGTCGGAATCCGCATCGGCATCCCCATCGCCATCTGCATCCGCATCGTGATTCAGATCGACGTCGTGATCGGCGTCGACATTCACATCGTGATCCCCACCTCCTTCTGCCACCAGGCCCACCAATCCGGCGGCCTGCAAAAACACGATGACGGCAACGAGGCCGAGCATCACCAAAAACGGTG
It includes:
- a CDS encoding potassium channel family protein, producing MTTPMAPAEELATFTAWATAIFYLAESDHNPQIRTYFDAYHYVATSLSVGYANVFPVTQVGKAVAAAVMMVGPSLSARALDGPKAENNDALIAKLDEILVELRKKPH
- a CDS encoding YqiJ family protein, translating into MLGLVAVIVFLQAAGLVGLVAEGGGDHDVNVDADHDVDLNHDADADGDGDADADSDADGDGWHGALSYFGVGRVPLMVLLVTWLLFTGFSGIFFNSLAYVRFGGSGNYAGWVIPVTYGTSLAVGLAAMRFFSRVLGRIFDLGTRGATAKHELSGRIGIVASPELGPKFGEIRVRDERGNELLVHARIETGEDPLKLGQEVVLVDYDTESEMFLATSAKFEMGPRKRPDGERKGNK